A single region of the Rhodococcus sp. W8901 genome encodes:
- a CDS encoding FadR/GntR family transcriptional regulator: protein MTEHALHSGPLVPQLEALLAQRIRTGEWAVGERIPSETELATEIGVGRSSVREAVRLLVRDGLLDVRRGIGTFVVEPQTGDPGLEQLLRRSRILEVLEVRRALEAEAARLAAERAHPEGLAKVRRQLAERHARQPLDAEAFVEADLDFHQAVVELAGNSVLSALFASVRPVLHEVLVEMVRNEPIPDTACAHDALVHALEEGDPTAAVAATEANLDPVMATLREEGPRP from the coding sequence GTGACCGAGCACGCATTGCACAGTGGGCCGTTGGTTCCGCAGCTGGAAGCGTTGCTGGCGCAGCGGATCCGTACCGGTGAATGGGCGGTCGGCGAGCGGATACCGAGTGAGACGGAACTGGCAACCGAGATCGGTGTCGGCCGATCCTCCGTCCGGGAGGCTGTCCGGTTGCTCGTCCGCGACGGACTGCTGGATGTACGCCGTGGAATCGGGACGTTCGTCGTGGAGCCTCAGACCGGCGATCCAGGTCTGGAGCAGTTGTTGCGCCGCTCGCGCATCCTCGAGGTCCTGGAGGTGCGCCGCGCACTCGAGGCGGAGGCGGCCCGGCTCGCCGCCGAGCGTGCTCACCCGGAGGGTCTCGCAAAGGTCCGGCGTCAGCTGGCCGAGCGTCATGCCCGGCAACCGCTCGACGCCGAGGCGTTCGTCGAAGCCGATCTCGACTTCCACCAGGCGGTCGTCGAACTCGCCGGCAACTCGGTGCTGTCCGCGCTCTTCGCCTCCGTACGGCCGGTGCTGCACGAGGTGCTCGTCGAGATGGTCCGGAACGAACCGATACCGGACACCGCCTGTGCGCACGACGCGCTGGTGCACGCCCTCGAGGAGGGCGACCCGACGGCCGCGGTCGCCGCGACGGAGGCGAACCTCGATCCCGTGATGGCCACGCTCCGTGAGGAAGGACCACGCCCGTGA
- a CDS encoding ABC transporter ATP-binding protein — translation MSTRIHREVVLSAENVDLVRDGRPLLNGIDVQIEQGQHWVLLGANGAGKSTLLSLLGAVAHPTRGTVHVLGHRLGRVDMRELRSHIGHVNPRHVVERPLTVRDIVLTGLTNTPEFAQRWQPTEADRERAEELIAMMGMSERLEARWPVLSQGERGRALIARALMPDPPVLLLDEPATGLDLAAREQLLTALDEMRAQHPSMASILVTHHIEEIPTTTTHAILIRDGVIIAQGSAASVITTERISECFDHPIDILRNGGRYSAQARAPKVGSTA, via the coding sequence GTGAGTACCCGGATCCACCGAGAGGTCGTGCTGAGCGCCGAGAACGTCGACCTCGTGCGCGACGGACGTCCGCTGCTGAACGGGATCGACGTCCAGATCGAGCAGGGGCAGCACTGGGTGTTGCTGGGCGCCAACGGTGCCGGCAAGAGCACGCTGCTGAGCCTGCTCGGTGCGGTCGCCCATCCCACCCGAGGCACCGTGCACGTGCTCGGCCACCGACTGGGCCGCGTCGACATGCGTGAACTGCGCTCGCACATCGGGCACGTCAACCCGCGGCACGTCGTCGAACGTCCGCTGACCGTGCGCGACATCGTCCTCACCGGGCTGACGAACACCCCCGAGTTCGCGCAGCGGTGGCAGCCCACCGAGGCGGACCGGGAGCGGGCGGAGGAATTGATCGCGATGATGGGCATGTCGGAGCGGCTCGAAGCGCGCTGGCCGGTCCTGTCGCAGGGGGAGCGGGGCCGGGCATTGATCGCGCGGGCGTTGATGCCGGACCCGCCGGTCCTGCTGCTCGACGAGCCCGCCACCGGGCTGGACCTCGCGGCTCGGGAGCAGTTGCTGACCGCGCTCGACGAGATGCGTGCGCAGCATCCGTCGATGGCCAGCATCCTGGTGACCCACCACATCGAGGAGATCCCGACGACCACCACGCACGCGATCCTGATACGTGACGGCGTCATCATCGCGCAGGGGTCCGCAGCGTCGGTGATCACCACCGAGCGCATCAGCGAGTGCTTCGACCATCCGATCGACATTCTTCGCAACGGTGGGCGGTATTCCGCGCAGGCTCGTGCTCCGAAGGTGGGCTCGACAGCCTGA
- a CDS encoding GntR family transcriptional regulator has product MSKLYSAAELAYREVKELILSGELPGGELISEGEIATRMGSSRTPVREAFLRLEAEGWMRLYPKRGALIVPVAEGEAEHVVDARLLIEVHAAQVAAASPRTREALVAALRANLEEQRDTAAQGDAARFSTLDANFHRALVRAGGNPLLESFYDGLRERQRRMTAHSLARDPDQITKIVDDHTRLADLIEAGDAEGFASAVGRHMREVHSLGNGGIR; this is encoded by the coding sequence GTGTCTAAGTTGTATTCGGCTGCCGAGCTCGCGTACCGCGAGGTGAAGGAACTCATCCTGTCCGGGGAGCTCCCGGGCGGTGAGCTGATCAGCGAGGGCGAGATCGCCACGCGGATGGGCTCGAGTCGGACGCCGGTACGTGAGGCGTTCCTGCGGCTCGAGGCCGAGGGCTGGATGCGGCTGTACCCGAAGCGCGGTGCGCTGATCGTGCCCGTCGCGGAGGGGGAGGCTGAGCACGTCGTCGATGCGCGTCTGCTCATCGAGGTCCATGCCGCGCAGGTCGCCGCCGCGAGCCCGCGTACCCGAGAGGCGCTGGTCGCGGCGCTGCGGGCCAATCTGGAGGAGCAGCGCGACACGGCCGCGCAGGGGGATGCCGCGCGGTTCAGCACGCTGGATGCCAACTTCCACCGCGCGCTGGTGCGCGCCGGCGGCAACCCGCTGCTCGAGAGTTTCTACGACGGTCTGCGCGAGCGGCAACGCCGGATGACCGCGCATTCCCTGGCTCGGGATCCCGACCAGATCACCAAGATCGTCGACGATCACACCCGCCTGGCGGACCTGATCGAGGCCGGTGATGCCGAGGGCTTCGCGTCGGCTGTCGGACGACACATGCGTGAGGTGCACTCACTGGGGAACGGAGGGATCCGATGA
- a CDS encoding MFS transporter: protein MTAVDESTTTTASAKPTRTRSWALVAAGMFAVAWGGNEFTPLLVMYKLDHGFTQVVVDTFLFAYVFGIVPALLIGGPLSDRLGRRALMLPAPFIAVAGSLVLASAPDSAPMLIVGRILSGVALGLGMAVGGSWVKELSSPEYDPKAGPGSGARRAAMSLTAGFGVGAGIAGVLAQWGPWPSAFPYAVHIAIALAAGIAMLRAPETRAAVPRADRGRLAADLKIPSAGHRRFLYVAAPVAPWVFGAAASAYAVLPALMTSRSGGAPIAFSALLCVIGLGSGFAIQAVGRRIDTPLNARAVAVALAVLVAGMSLAAVASSALTVPLAMIAAAVLGCGYGMALVSGLQEIQRIAGPDDLAGLTAVFYSLSYLGFAVPAVMAVIAETNPALTYPMMFVIGAIVAAASLVLVVVKWRADLPAAVAAEASERR from the coding sequence ATGACCGCGGTCGACGAGTCCACCACCACCACCGCGTCGGCGAAGCCGACCCGGACGCGGTCCTGGGCGCTGGTGGCCGCGGGCATGTTCGCCGTCGCGTGGGGCGGCAACGAGTTCACCCCGTTGCTGGTGATGTACAAGCTCGATCACGGTTTCACGCAGGTCGTCGTCGACACCTTTCTGTTCGCGTACGTGTTCGGCATCGTTCCGGCGCTGCTGATCGGCGGACCGCTGTCGGATCGACTCGGTCGGCGGGCGCTGATGCTGCCCGCGCCGTTCATCGCGGTGGCCGGGTCGCTGGTGCTGGCGTCCGCGCCCGATTCGGCACCGATGCTGATCGTGGGTCGCATCCTGTCCGGTGTGGCGCTCGGCCTCGGCATGGCCGTCGGCGGCAGTTGGGTCAAGGAACTCTCGAGTCCGGAATACGACCCGAAGGCCGGGCCGGGGTCGGGTGCGCGACGGGCCGCGATGAGCCTGACCGCCGGATTCGGTGTCGGCGCCGGCATCGCCGGTGTGCTCGCGCAGTGGGGGCCGTGGCCCAGTGCGTTCCCGTACGCGGTGCACATCGCGATCGCGTTGGCCGCGGGCATCGCGATGCTGCGCGCACCGGAGACCCGGGCGGCGGTGCCGAGGGCCGACCGCGGACGACTGGCCGCCGATCTGAAGATCCCGTCCGCCGGACACCGCCGGTTCCTGTACGTCGCGGCGCCGGTGGCGCCGTGGGTGTTCGGTGCGGCCGCGTCGGCGTATGCGGTGCTGCCCGCGCTGATGACGTCGCGCAGCGGTGGGGCGCCCATCGCGTTCTCGGCGCTGCTGTGCGTGATCGGACTCGGATCCGGGTTCGCGATCCAGGCCGTCGGCCGTCGGATCGACACCCCGCTGAACGCGCGGGCCGTCGCGGTGGCGCTCGCGGTCCTGGTCGCGGGCATGTCGCTCGCAGCCGTCGCATCCAGTGCGTTGACGGTGCCGCTCGCGATGATTGCGGCCGCGGTCCTCGGCTGTGGCTACGGCATGGCGCTGGTGTCGGGGCTGCAGGAGATCCAGCGGATCGCCGGCCCGGACGATCTCGCCGGTCTCACCGCGGTCTTCTACTCGCTGAGCTACCTCGGGTTCGCCGTGCCCGCGGTGATGGCGGTGATCGCCGAGACCAACCCGGCGCTGACGTACCCGATGATGTTCGTGATCGGCGCGATCGTGGCCGCCGCGAGCCTCGTCCTGGTCGTCGTGAAGTGGCGTGCGGACCTGCCGGCGGCGGTCGCCGCGGAGGCGTCAGAGCGCCGGTAG
- a CDS encoding M1 family metallopeptidase, producing the protein MKPGKFYEEPIDPYLPQNGNRGYRVSRYELDLTYKVPSNRLSGKASITATTTDVRGKFSLDLAQTMQVSKVSVNGGRGAKYTHRGGKLTITPAQKIPAGGLLAITVQYGGNPEPIVTMWGDVGWEELDEGSLVASQPNGAASWFPCDDHPSSKASYNISITTDSPYHAVANGTLVRKQTRASHTTWVYEQAEPMSSYLATIQIGPYERRRVGHGRVPIHALHPKELRVPFDHDFARQPEMMDVFERLFGPYPFEDYSVVVTGDELEIPIEAQGLSIFGANHCDGVRGSERLVAHELAHQWFGNSLTLGMWKDIWLHEGFACYAEWLWSENSGGPDAHTHAQQAHRGLAGKPQDILLGDPGPRLMFDDRIYKRGALTLHALRRQIGDDAFFALLQKWTAKYRHSTVSTEQFTDLAAHFTDKPLRPLWDAWLAAKPLPAL; encoded by the coding sequence ATGAAGCCCGGCAAGTTCTACGAGGAACCGATCGATCCGTACCTGCCGCAGAACGGCAACCGCGGCTACCGGGTCTCCCGATACGAACTCGACCTCACGTACAAGGTCCCCAGCAACCGGTTGTCCGGCAAGGCGTCGATCACGGCCACCACCACCGACGTCCGAGGCAAGTTCTCGCTCGATCTCGCGCAGACGATGCAGGTGTCGAAGGTGTCGGTCAACGGTGGCCGCGGGGCCAAGTACACGCACCGCGGCGGCAAGCTCACGATCACTCCGGCGCAGAAGATCCCCGCGGGCGGCCTGCTCGCGATCACCGTCCAGTACGGGGGCAACCCCGAACCGATCGTCACCATGTGGGGCGACGTCGGCTGGGAGGAGCTGGACGAGGGGTCCCTCGTCGCGAGCCAGCCCAACGGCGCCGCGTCGTGGTTCCCGTGCGACGACCATCCGAGTTCCAAAGCCAGCTACAACATCTCGATCACCACCGACTCGCCGTACCACGCCGTCGCGAACGGGACGCTGGTCAGGAAGCAGACCCGCGCGAGCCACACCACGTGGGTGTACGAGCAGGCCGAGCCGATGTCGAGCTACCTGGCGACCATCCAGATCGGACCGTACGAGCGCCGACGCGTCGGCCACGGCAGGGTGCCGATCCACGCACTGCACCCCAAGGAACTGCGGGTGCCGTTCGACCACGACTTCGCCCGGCAGCCCGAGATGATGGACGTCTTCGAGAGGCTCTTCGGCCCCTACCCGTTCGAGGACTACTCCGTGGTCGTGACCGGCGACGAACTGGAGATCCCGATCGAGGCGCAGGGCCTGTCGATCTTCGGCGCCAACCATTGCGACGGCGTACGCGGCTCCGAACGTCTTGTCGCGCACGAGCTTGCGCACCAGTGGTTCGGCAACAGCCTCACCCTCGGCATGTGGAAGGACATCTGGCTGCACGAGGGTTTCGCCTGCTACGCCGAGTGGCTCTGGTCGGAGAACTCCGGTGGCCCCGACGCCCACACCCACGCGCAGCAGGCGCACCGCGGGCTCGCCGGTAAACCGCAGGACATCCTGCTCGGCGATCCCGGACCGCGGCTGATGTTCGACGACCGCATCTACAAGCGCGGCGCCCTCACCCTGCATGCGTTGCGGCGGCAGATCGGCGACGACGCCTTCTTCGCGCTGCTGCAGAAGTGGACCGCGAAGTACCGGCACTCGACGGTCTCCACCGAGCAGTTCACCGACCTGGCAGCGCATTTCACCGACAAGCCGCTGCGCCCGCTGTGGGACGCGTGGCTCGCGGCGAAGCCGCTACCGGCGCTCTGA
- a CDS encoding Pls/PosA family non-ribosomal peptide synthetase: MHRIPAEMLRSALAPAPRTLIDILTATAEAYPEATAIDDGHLPLTYRELIGQLETGARWLADAGVGAGDRVGVRMPSGSRDLYVAILSVLAAGAAYVPVDADDPDERADLVFGEAQVAAILTADGVQPGTAPARAAAPEVRRPTPDDDAWIIFTSGSTGTPKGVAVTHRNAAAFVDAEARMFLQDSPIGPEDRVLAGLSVAFDASCEEMWLAWRHGAALVPAPRSLVRSGMDLGPWLVSRDVTVVSTVPTLAALWPAEALEAVRLLIFGGEACPPDLAERLAVPGREVWNTYGPTEATVVACGALMDGTGPVRIGLPLDGWDLAVVDGAGEPVAEGDVGELVIGGVGLARYLDPAKDAEKYAPMPTLGWDRAYRSGDLVRLDTAGLLFQGRADDQVKLGGRRIELGEVDNALQNLPGVSGAAAAVRKTAAGTSVLVGYLASTDPDFDVRAARDQLAEQLPAALVPRLALVDELPTRTSGKVDRNALPWPLPGAREDTVDPALSLDGTAAWVAGLWASILGAGVTGPDDDFFEMGGGSLSAAQLVTALRERFPEITVAQLYDHPRLGSLAGFLDELSPTETVEPRHVAPTPLRAQLAQIAATVPLTTLTGLQWVTWLAIAGNVLSWLDVPWAPTLSWWWVALAFFLFITPLGRMGIAVLGARTLLRGLNPGTYRRGGSEHLRLWIALRLVEASGADNLSGAPWMLYFARALGARVGNGVDLHTLPPVTGMLVLGDGCSVEPEVDLSGHWIDGDVVHIGEIRIGDGATVGARSTLLPGARIGRGAEVAPGSAVFGKVKAEQHWAGSPAVKVGKATHPWPDHTPRRAPHWVPIFGVTSVVLAGMPIFGLAVGILLVGWWIRDAADLGDAALWSLAILPVATVLSLFVFAALTVIAVRLLSIGLTEGYHPVRSRVGWQVWATERLMDSARTFLFPLYASLLTPLWLRLLGAKVGRNTEISTALVLPKFTTVADGAFLADDTMVASYELGGGWMRVEPAKVGKRAFLGNSGMAGPGRRVPKNGLVAVLSAAPSKAKSGSSWLGSPPVRLRRAATESDASRTFAPPLRLKIARAVVETCRLIPVMVTFGIGLGVLFALAWLVSVGGFALAALGGGVVLMIAGAVAGAVSVAAKWLVVGRIGAVEHPLWSSFVWRNEVSDAFVETVAAPWFARAANGTAVMNVWLRGLGATIGRGVWCETYWLPEADLVTLGDGATVERGCVVQTHLFHDRIMSMDTVTLGAGATLGPHCVALPAAGLGDGATVGPASLVMRGDTVPPSTRWQGNPIAPWPDSTTNGGTR, from the coding sequence ATGCACCGGATACCCGCCGAGATGCTCCGGTCCGCGCTCGCGCCCGCGCCACGCACGCTCATCGACATCCTCACCGCAACTGCCGAGGCGTACCCGGAGGCCACGGCGATCGACGACGGCCACCTGCCTCTGACGTACCGCGAACTGATCGGGCAACTGGAGACGGGCGCCCGCTGGCTCGCCGATGCCGGCGTCGGCGCGGGCGATCGGGTGGGTGTCCGGATGCCGTCGGGCTCCCGCGACCTGTACGTCGCGATCCTGTCGGTGCTCGCGGCCGGCGCGGCGTACGTGCCGGTGGACGCCGACGATCCCGACGAGCGCGCCGACCTGGTGTTCGGGGAGGCGCAGGTGGCGGCGATCCTCACCGCCGACGGCGTGCAACCCGGCACCGCACCTGCGCGTGCGGCAGCCCCGGAGGTCCGTCGTCCGACCCCCGACGACGACGCCTGGATCATCTTCACGTCCGGCTCCACCGGCACCCCGAAGGGGGTCGCGGTCACGCACCGCAACGCCGCGGCGTTCGTCGACGCCGAGGCTCGGATGTTCCTGCAGGACAGCCCGATCGGGCCCGAGGATCGCGTCCTCGCGGGCCTGTCGGTGGCGTTCGACGCGTCGTGCGAGGAGATGTGGCTGGCGTGGCGGCACGGCGCCGCCCTGGTGCCGGCACCGCGCTCGCTGGTGCGCAGCGGCATGGATCTCGGCCCGTGGCTGGTCTCGCGCGATGTCACGGTCGTCTCCACCGTCCCCACGCTCGCGGCGCTGTGGCCGGCCGAGGCGCTCGAGGCCGTGCGGTTGTTGATCTTCGGCGGCGAGGCCTGCCCGCCGGACCTGGCCGAGCGGCTCGCGGTGCCCGGACGCGAGGTGTGGAACACGTACGGGCCCACCGAGGCCACCGTCGTCGCGTGCGGCGCGCTCATGGACGGCACCGGCCCGGTCCGGATCGGGCTGCCGCTCGACGGCTGGGACCTCGCCGTGGTCGACGGGGCCGGCGAACCGGTCGCCGAGGGCGACGTGGGCGAACTCGTCATCGGGGGTGTCGGGCTCGCCCGGTACCTCGACCCGGCGAAGGACGCCGAGAAGTACGCGCCGATGCCGACCCTGGGCTGGGACCGCGCGTACCGCAGCGGCGACCTGGTCCGCCTCGACACGGCCGGTCTGCTGTTCCAGGGCCGCGCCGACGACCAGGTGAAGCTGGGTGGCCGGCGCATCGAACTGGGCGAGGTCGACAACGCGCTGCAGAACCTGCCCGGCGTCAGCGGCGCCGCGGCCGCGGTCCGCAAGACCGCGGCGGGCACCTCTGTCCTCGTCGGGTACCTCGCGAGCACCGATCCGGACTTCGACGTCAGGGCGGCGCGGGACCAGCTGGCCGAGCAGCTGCCCGCGGCCCTGGTGCCGCGGCTCGCGCTGGTCGACGAGCTGCCCACGCGTACGTCGGGCAAGGTCGATCGGAACGCGCTGCCGTGGCCGCTGCCCGGTGCCCGCGAAGACACGGTCGATCCGGCCCTCAGCCTCGACGGCACCGCCGCCTGGGTCGCCGGGCTGTGGGCGTCGATCCTCGGCGCGGGTGTCACCGGCCCCGACGACGACTTCTTCGAGATGGGCGGCGGCTCACTGTCCGCGGCGCAGCTCGTCACGGCGCTGCGCGAGCGCTTCCCCGAGATCACCGTCGCCCAGCTGTACGACCATCCGCGGCTCGGCTCGCTCGCCGGCTTCCTCGACGAACTCTCCCCCACCGAGACCGTCGAACCGCGCCACGTCGCGCCGACGCCGCTGCGCGCGCAGCTCGCGCAGATCGCGGCCACGGTGCCGCTCACGACGCTCACGGGTCTGCAGTGGGTCACGTGGCTGGCGATCGCCGGCAACGTGCTGTCGTGGCTGGATGTGCCGTGGGCACCGACACTGTCGTGGTGGTGGGTGGCGCTCGCCTTCTTCCTGTTCATCACCCCGCTGGGACGGATGGGCATCGCGGTACTCGGGGCGCGCACGCTGCTGCGCGGCCTGAATCCGGGCACCTATCGACGCGGCGGCAGCGAACACCTGCGGCTGTGGATCGCGCTGCGCCTGGTCGAGGCCAGCGGTGCCGACAACCTGTCGGGTGCGCCGTGGATGCTGTACTTCGCGCGCGCCCTCGGCGCGCGGGTGGGTAACGGCGTCGACCTGCACACCCTGCCACCGGTCACGGGCATGCTCGTACTCGGCGACGGCTGCTCGGTCGAACCCGAAGTGGACCTGTCCGGGCACTGGATCGACGGCGACGTCGTGCACATCGGTGAGATCCGGATCGGCGACGGCGCCACCGTCGGCGCCCGCTCCACGCTGTTGCCCGGCGCCCGGATCGGCCGCGGCGCCGAGGTCGCGCCCGGCTCGGCGGTGTTCGGGAAGGTCAAGGCCGAGCAGCACTGGGCCGGGTCCCCGGCGGTGAAGGTGGGCAAGGCGACGCACCCGTGGCCCGACCACACACCGCGCCGCGCCCCGCACTGGGTGCCGATCTTCGGCGTCACGTCCGTGGTGCTGGCGGGCATGCCGATCTTCGGCCTCGCCGTCGGCATCCTGCTCGTCGGCTGGTGGATCCGCGACGCCGCCGACCTCGGGGATGCGGCCCTGTGGTCCCTGGCGATCCTGCCGGTCGCGACGGTTCTGTCGCTGTTCGTCTTCGCCGCGCTGACGGTGATCGCGGTGCGGCTGCTGTCGATCGGACTCACCGAGGGCTACCACCCCGTCCGAAGCCGGGTCGGCTGGCAGGTCTGGGCCACCGAGCGGCTCATGGACTCGGCCCGCACCTTCCTGTTCCCGCTGTACGCGAGCCTGCTCACGCCGCTCTGGCTGCGACTGCTCGGCGCCAAGGTCGGCCGCAACACCGAGATCTCGACGGCGCTGGTGCTGCCGAAGTTCACCACCGTCGCCGACGGCGCATTCCTCGCCGACGACACCATGGTCGCGAGTTACGAACTCGGCGGCGGGTGGATGCGGGTCGAGCCCGCGAAGGTCGGCAAGCGCGCGTTCCTCGGCAACTCCGGCATGGCCGGCCCGGGCCGACGCGTGCCCAAGAACGGCCTCGTCGCGGTGCTGTCCGCAGCGCCCAGCAAGGCGAAGTCGGGATCGTCGTGGCTGGGCAGCCCGCCGGTGCGGCTGCGCCGGGCGGCCACCGAGTCCGACGCGTCCCGCACGTTCGCCCCGCCGCTGCGGCTCAAGATCGCCCGCGCGGTGGTCGAGACGTGCCGGCTGATCCCGGTGATGGTGACGTTCGGGATCGGTCTCGGCGTCCTGTTCGCCCTCGCGTGGCTGGTGTCGGTCGGCGGGTTCGCTCTCGCGGCGCTCGGCGGCGGCGTGGTCCTGATGATCGCGGGCGCCGTCGCCGGCGCGGTATCGGTGGCGGCCAAGTGGCTGGTCGTCGGCCGGATCGGCGCGGTCGAACATCCGCTGTGGAGTTCGTTCGTGTGGCGCAACGAGGTGTCCGACGCGTTCGTCGAAACCGTTGCCGCACCGTGGTTCGCGCGGGCCGCCAACGGCACCGCGGTGATGAACGTATGGCTGCGCGGACTCGGCGCGACGATCGGCCGCGGCGTGTGGTGCGAGACGTACTGGCTGCCCGAGGCCGACCTGGTGACCCTCGGCGACGGCGCCACCGTCGAGCGAGGGTGCGTCGTGCAGACGCACCTGTTCCATGATCGGATCATGTCCATGGACACCGTCACGCTGGGCGCCGGCGCCACCCTCGGGCCGCACTGTGTCGCACTGCCCGCCGCGGGACTGGGCGACGGCGCCACCGTCGGCCCGGCCTCGCTCGTGATGCGCGGCGACACCGTCCCGCCGTCCACCCGCTGGCAGGGCAATCCGATTGCACCGTGGCCGGATTCGACGACGAACGGGGGTACTCGATGA